One Cucurbita pepo subsp. pepo cultivar mu-cu-16 chromosome LG09, ASM280686v2, whole genome shotgun sequence DNA window includes the following coding sequences:
- the LOC111802087 gene encoding protein C2-DOMAIN ABA-RELATED 11-like, which translates to MAVETSGRLKVIIIQGRDLVIRDFKTSDPYVVVKLGKQKARTKVISSNLNPVWNEELNFTMDTKHSAVLKFEMFDKDLFKRDDKMGRATFNLQPMQSASRLSKILGISGGETTLRKVVPGMDDCFQEEYSIRCVDGEVVQDVWLRLTGVESGEIQVRIIYVEDESVRSWGGDGARFASNQGREQAVRWVPHRQTEAHPFPSQASYRASEPLELVHGDICGPIKLATPGGKILLQAKSEVAEEVKRIQVLAEA; encoded by the exons ATGGCGGTGGAGACTTCGGGGCGGCTGAAAGTGATCATAATCCAAGGGAGAGATCTGGTGATTCGAGATTTCAAAACTAGCGATCCGTATGTCGTCGTCAAATTGGGGAAACAG AAAGCAAGGACGAAAGTAATCAGCAGTAACCTAAATCCAGTATGGAACGAGGAACTGAACTTCACGATGGACACGAAACACTCTGCAGTCTTGAAATTC GAAATGTTCGACAAAGATCTGTTCAAGCGAGACGACAAGATGGGGCGAGCAACGTTCAACCTTCAGCCAATGCAGTCGGCAAGTCGGCTGAGTAAGATTCTAGGAATATCGGGGGGCGAGACGACGCTGAGGAAGGTGGTTCCGGGAATGGACGACTGCTTTCAGGAGGAATACTCGATACGATGCGTGGATGGGGAGGTGGTGCAAGATGTTTGGCTGCGCCTCACTGGAGTTGAGTCCGGAGAGATTCAAGTCAGAATCATATACGTAGAAGACGAAAGTGTGAGGAGCTGG GGAGGAGATGGTGCACGGTTTGCAAGCAATCAAGGGCGTGAACAAGCTGTGCGATGGGTGCCTCATCGGCAAACAGAGGCGCACCCCTTTCCGTCTCAGGCATCCTACCGCGCCAGTGAGCCATTGGAGCTCGTGCACGGTGATATCTGCGGGCCAATCAAGCTGGCGACCCCGGGCGGCAAGATCCtgctgcaagcgaaaagtgaggTGGCAGAGGAGGTTAAGCGCATTCAAGTGCTAGCGGAGGCCTAA